The nucleotide sequence CATACACAGGAATCCCCATCTTTGGTTCAGAAATCGTTGTAAACCTCTCAAATGACAACGGAATCCGATCGGCCATTGCCAAGGTCGCGACGGCATCAGAATTGTCCAAGTTTATCCAGCCCTCCTCGATCATTTCTGCGTCGGAGGCCATGATAAAGGTCGCCGAAGATCTTACGAGCAAAGGAATATGGCCACAGAGACAAGTGGGTGCCCGCTACTTACAGAGTCGGACGATGGACTACGACTCCACACTGTTAGTTTTCGCGCCATCGGTATTGAATCTTCCGGGCTTACCTACATTGGCTTGGCAGATAGACCTGCGCGGAGAAATCGGAGTCCGATATATCATCAATGCTGAAAATGGGATAATATTGTCGAAATATAGGCTTTACTATAACATTATTGATAGGAGAGTATATGATAATGATAACCAAGATAACTGCTGGCTTGGTACTCTAATCAGATCTGAGGGTCAAGGGCCCTCAAACAATCAAGCCGTAGACGATGCATATTCTTACCTTGGTTGGGCCTACACTTATTTCTATAATAAATATGGGAGAGATAGCTTCAATGGACAGGGTGCAATATTATTTGTAGGCGTCAACTACTGCTGTGAAGTATTCTTTGGGAGTGAGTGTCCGTTGCGGAACGCCGGTTTTTTTCTTTATTCAATTTTCGTTTTCGGTGGTCTGGCGCTAACAGACGACGTTGCTGGCCATGAGTATACTCACGGTATTTCTCACAATATATGTAATTTGGTTTATGCACAAGAGTCAGGCGGAATCTGCGAATCCTTGAGTGACATATTCGGAGAATTTATCGACTTGGAGAATGATCCGGACGATCTGAATGATAAATGGCTAATTGCTGAAGATACGCCAGGCGGTCCTTTCAGGAGCATGATGACGCCGCCCGCATACGATTGTATCGATAAGAAGAGTGACTTTGTAATGGACATGGATCCACATATCAGCTCAGGTATTTCCTCAAAGTTATGCTACCTAATTACGGATGGTGATACCTTTAACGGTATATCCGTTGATCCGTTATCTTCAAATAATCTAGTAAGTATGAACCTAACTGCTGATCTTTTTTATGCGACAATGTGGCTTTTGCCTTCAGCCAGCGATTTCGACTGTCTTTACTACGCCTTGACGCAGTCCGCTGTGGACTTGGATTTCACCGACACACAGAAGCAATCCGTGGAAGACGCCTGCGAGGCTGTTGAAATCATACCGTCGCCGGGCTTTGTGATAAAGGCAGGTGCTGCCGGGTATCCGCTCGCCCGCTTTACTCCCGCCGGCGATCTTATCATGTACACCGGGACCGTTCACGCGCAAGCTTCCCAAGGTAATCTAGCGTCCTCGGGGACAGAATTCATGGTGAAGAATGCGAACAGCAACCTTCTCCGACTTCCTTACGAAACTGGCGAGATGTACATTGCCGGGAAACTGTACACCAATGCTTCTGGCTTTTCGGATCCCCCGCTTGCATTGAAGATCAACTCCGGTGAGTCTTTGGTCGCATTCGTCACAGGAGCTTCTTATGTAGATTCGGTGCTTGAGCCAGCCGGTGCGCATATCGTACCTGCGGGCAGTCTTATCTTGGCCGGTAATACTATTTACAAAGATGTACCGAACGACCGAATGCGCAAGGAGATATGACATGGCTTCCTTTCTGATCGTGCTTGCGCTTTGCTGTAATTGTTTCGCCGCCGAGCCGATGGAAGCGTCCTTCTGCAGCGTGTGGCCGCTCGCGGCAGGCAATGCGTGGCTTACCCTCAACCCTAGGTTCGAAGTGGTCAGTCAGAACACATACAATGGCTATACGGCTTGGCGCATGCAGTTCACCTTGCACGGCATCGCCGGCGATACGACCGTGTCGGCATACTGGACGTTCGCCAATGGGTGGCTTTACGAGACGGCCAACGAAGCGGACCTCGCGATGCTTCCAGAGATTGCCGACGGTATGTATCGAGTCTTCCCTGCCGTGTTCCGTGATGGCGAGACCTTCACTATGGAGGGATTCATCGGCCGGGGAGCTCCGATCAATCTCACGCCAGTTGTCACGAATGCCGGAGTACAAGTGAATGCCGAAGGGATACAAGTCCCTATTCTTACCTTGGTGCGAGGCATGGGTCCCGGCAGTTACGATTTGCCTTTTGTACATGCCACGATTGTCGGAACCTGCTCCGGCCTGTATGAAACAGAAATCTCGACGAGTTCCCCAAAATGGGTGGAGGCCGGGCAATTTGTCCGTCTTGAGGTGCCGGTGTCGTCAGGATCGCGTTTTCAGTGGTATAAGGACGGCGCAGCCCTTGAAGACGCCTCGACGAGCACGTACGTCAAAGATCCGGTGGCGTTGGAAGATTCCGGAAACTACACATGCCGCGTCTGGGAGGGACCTGTGCTGTTTCACGACACAAGAGCCGTTTTCGTGTCGGTTTTTCCGGAGGGCACATTGCCCGTGGCTGGAAAAGCCGGATGGGTTGTCCTGGCGTTCGCGCTCGTCGTCATGGGCTGTACCGCGATCCAGCGCGCACACGACAGAATTCAGGCATGACTTTGGCGGTTTGACCGTTTGACATGGACTTTGCCGGTTTGGACGACCTGCTCGCGGTTATGATTTCGTTTTCATGATGGCGGTTTTTTGTCGAAAGCCGTCATGGCGGCCGCGCAATCGAGCAGTTCGCCGCGCAAGGCATTGACGGCGTCGTCGTTGTTGGTGGCGTCAATGGCGGCGCGGCCGAGTCCGAGCCGCATTTCCTCGTAACTCTTGTCCATCCATTGCGCGAGCGTCACGTCGGCGGCGCGGCGGATACGGGCCTGGAGGTCTTCGGGCAACGGCGTGTCCTTGTCGGCGAGCCGCTGTTTCAACGCCATGAGAATGCGCGTATCCTCGATGCCCTCGCGCACGCCTTCCCAGCGTCGGCTCGTGACGGGGCCGTCCGTGCCCGGATAGACGATCATATAGTCGATTTGCATGCGCTGCCATGCGTCCGGCCCCCGGTTGTAGCACCAGAAACCGAGACCCGTCGCGCCGTACCGGTACGCGAACAATGCCGCCGCGCGGTATTCGGCCACGACGTTGATGTTGCGCAGGTCCGTGCCGATGGGCCGCGCATAGGGGTAGCCGCAATTGTAGGACCACAGTTGCTTGCCCGGTTCGCGCTGAATCGCCATTTCCGGCGTTTTCTCGGGCAACTGGTGCAACCCGGGCGTCCAGATGTCCACGTAGGGCTTCATGGCCTCGAACATCGGCAGTTCGCCGCCGCCGTCTATGTAAAGCAAGATGTCCGGCCGGACGGATTTCAGCGCCTTCCCGAATTCGACGACCTGATTGACCGCGTCCCAGCCCACGCCGCCGGGTTCGTCAACGGGATACAACGCAACTTGCCCAGCCGTAAAGCCGAATTCGGCCAGATGGTCCAAATGCCGTTCGAGAAAGTCCTTGAACTCGGCGGCATACCCCGGTTCGCCGAGTTTCGCGCGAAACGA is from Candidatus Hydrogenedentota bacterium and encodes:
- a CDS encoding immunoglobulin domain-containing protein; protein product: MASFLIVLALCCNCFAAEPMEASFCSVWPLAAGNAWLTLNPRFEVVSQNTYNGYTAWRMQFTLHGIAGDTTVSAYWTFANGWLYETANEADLAMLPEIADGMYRVFPAVFRDGETFTMEGFIGRGAPINLTPVVTNAGVQVNAEGIQVPILTLVRGMGPGSYDLPFVHATIVGTCSGLYETEISTSSPKWVEAGQFVRLEVPVSSGSRFQWYKDGAALEDASTSTYVKDPVALEDSGNYTCRVWEGPVLFHDTRAVFVSVFPEGTLPVAGKAGWVVLAFALVVMGCTAIQRAHDRIQA
- a CDS encoding M4 family metallopeptidase → MNNTLLTSISVLCFLSCSLFLACTAYCFPTTHDEKVVKEAKQRMLQSISSHNPRDVRTGRSKDFFEYVGCKKGTHIPVSVNKNADSAEVANAFMNQFGPAFGIWGPGIANRLNRDQIRKEGKVLRIGQSYTGIPIFGSEIVVNLSNDNGIRSAIAKVATASELSKFIQPSSIISASEAMIKVAEDLTSKGIWPQRQVGARYLQSRTMDYDSTLLVFAPSVLNLPGLPTLAWQIDLRGEIGVRYIINAENGIILSKYRLYYNIIDRRVYDNDNQDNCWLGTLIRSEGQGPSNNQAVDDAYSYLGWAYTYFYNKYGRDSFNGQGAILFVGVNYCCEVFFGSECPLRNAGFFLYSIFVFGGLALTDDVAGHEYTHGISHNICNLVYAQESGGICESLSDIFGEFIDLENDPDDLNDKWLIAEDTPGGPFRSMMTPPAYDCIDKKSDFVMDMDPHISSGISSKLCYLITDGDTFNGISVDPLSSNNLVSMNLTADLFYATMWLLPSASDFDCLYYALTQSAVDLDFTDTQKQSVEDACEAVEIIPSPGFVIKAGAAGYPLARFTPAGDLIMYTGTVHAQASQGNLASSGTEFMVKNANSNLLRLPYETGEMYIAGKLYTNASGFSDPPLALKINSGESLVAFVTGASYVDSVLEPAGAHIVPAGSLILAGNTIYKDVPNDRMRKEI